A single Marinitoga aeolica DNA region contains:
- a CDS encoding protein kinase domain-containing protein, whose product MEFLKKLLNYNKSVMNNEKKVIENNERESEKNNNVITTNINENNQEFNENVNENKKEQVAENVLKIIKNGKEFLVPAEISGRYIVQDILSANSGFGLILIAEDKVLFGRKVLIKSNNYKNKIKRTNLDSKEIIEKRRKDIEIEKAILLALKKMNIPNIPVLCNYVKGYAPTINWPDGKIIPGKQFLNELAYDEPYIVMQYIDGDTISDYIKNNNIDRESPYWQMFVLKLAKQLLKTFKDMHKGNSKGAKFVYQDLKPDNIIASPNNTFTLIDLGGVAIINPNGKFINRGVGTPGYMAPEIKDRNLPFDGRADIYTLGVMMYDLFTEENLSNYTNEKGIANLDYSKLNIHQSIVKIIEKASQKDINKRYLDCKEMLNDVFIALRNVSSAYHINSSI is encoded by the coding sequence GTGGAATTTTTGAAAAAACTATTAAATTATAATAAATCAGTAATGAATAACGAAAAAAAAGTTATAGAAAATAATGAAAGAGAATCAGAAAAAAATAACAATGTAATAACAACAAATATTAATGAAAATAATCAAGAATTCAATGAGAATGTTAATGAAAACAAAAAAGAACAAGTAGCTGAAAATGTATTAAAAATAATAAAAAATGGAAAAGAATTTTTAGTTCCTGCTGAGATTTCTGGTAGATATATTGTTCAAGATATATTAAGTGCAAATAGCGGATTTGGATTGATATTAATAGCTGAAGATAAAGTTTTATTTGGTAGAAAAGTATTAATAAAATCTAATAATTATAAAAACAAAATAAAAAGAACGAATTTAGATAGTAAGGAAATAATAGAAAAAAGAAGAAAAGATATTGAAATAGAAAAAGCTATATTATTAGCATTAAAAAAAATGAATATTCCAAATATACCTGTACTATGTAATTACGTAAAAGGGTACGCACCAACAATAAACTGGCCTGACGGAAAAATTATTCCTGGAAAACAATTTTTAAATGAACTAGCATATGATGAACCATATATTGTAATGCAATATATTGATGGAGATACTATATCTGATTATATAAAAAATAACAATATAGATAGGGAATCTCCTTATTGGCAAATGTTCGTATTAAAATTAGCCAAACAATTATTAAAAACATTCAAAGATATGCATAAAGGAAATAGCAAAGGAGCAAAATTTGTATATCAAGATTTAAAACCAGACAATATAATAGCAAGCCCTAATAACACATTTACATTAATAGATTTAGGAGGAGTTGCTATAATAAATCCTAATGGAAAATTTATAAACAGAGGAGTTGGAACACCAGGTTATATGGCGCCAGAAATAAAAGATAGGAATTTACCTTTTGATGGAAGAGCAGATATATATACATTAGGTGTGATGATGTATGACTTATTTACTGAAGAAAATCTATCAAATTATACAAATGAAAAAGGGATTGCAAATTTAGATTATTCAAAGTTAAATATACATCAAAGTATAGTAAAAATAATAGAAAAGGCATCACAAAAAGATATAAATAAAAGATATCTTGATTGTAAGGAAATGCTAAATGATGTTTTTATAGCATTAAGAAATGTAAGCAGTGCATATCATATAAATTCATCGATATAG
- a CDS encoding vWA domain-containing protein, translating to MKELVLSYNFDKPYVYSGSKEDTYVNLLLEVKPGEELRKEEYAVKGTDFCIVLDVSGSMNEYIEGKITKLETAVKSTKNLYQFLTPEDSISLIIYHSYPVVILDHAKNLTEEQFNDAVEKAYSESGATNISAALAKAREILKINTGNTKKIIFLTDGLPVEDREEDGIREGALIAEENISITALGIGNDFNYSFIEKIVKPGRGTTDWIKNASQSIQVFESALKRSKSVVVNEIEIEIKVSEKVRVNDYYRAVPETTYYGKMELDKERIYKIKLDDIENNRFYQYVFEIAIPSARNKYDGKFRVMSAKLSYHIPATNERKEQNVDIVIDMTSDYEKSNYEYQSVKDIVQRCNIKRLDDYLNEYINKNNDRGVLKTLDEIIERAEEIGEDEIAENYRKIKEQYIITKNIPNDLLIAASNSSTKINDEGFITDEEDLDSLYNDIF from the coding sequence TTGAAAGAATTAGTACTATCTTATAACTTTGATAAACCTTATGTTTATTCTGGCTCAAAAGAAGATACATATGTAAATTTATTATTAGAAGTAAAACCTGGAGAAGAATTAAGAAAAGAAGAATATGCAGTAAAAGGAACAGATTTCTGTATTGTTTTGGATGTATCAGGTTCAATGAATGAATATATTGAAGGTAAAATAACAAAATTAGAAACAGCTGTAAAATCTACTAAAAACTTATATCAATTTTTAACTCCAGAAGATAGTATAAGTTTAATAATATATCATTCATATCCTGTTGTAATATTGGATCATGCAAAAAATTTAACAGAAGAACAATTTAATGATGCAGTTGAAAAAGCATATAGTGAATCTGGAGCAACAAATATTTCAGCAGCTTTGGCTAAAGCAAGAGAAATATTGAAAATAAACACAGGAAATACAAAAAAAATTATATTTTTAACAGATGGATTACCTGTAGAAGATAGAGAAGAAGATGGAATAAGAGAAGGTGCTTTAATAGCAGAAGAAAATATAAGTATAACAGCACTTGGAATAGGTAATGATTTTAATTACTCATTTATTGAAAAAATCGTAAAACCAGGAAGAGGTACAACAGATTGGATAAAAAATGCTTCACAATCAATACAAGTATTTGAAAGCGCATTAAAAAGATCTAAATCAGTTGTAGTAAATGAAATTGAAATAGAAATAAAAGTATCAGAAAAAGTTAGAGTTAATGATTATTATAGAGCAGTACCTGAAACAACATATTATGGAAAAATGGAATTAGATAAAGAAAGAATATATAAAATAAAATTAGATGATATTGAAAATAATAGATTCTATCAATATGTATTTGAAATAGCTATACCTTCAGCAAGAAATAAATATGATGGAAAATTTAGAGTAATGTCAGCAAAATTAAGCTATCATATACCAGCAACAAACGAAAGAAAAGAACAAAATGTAGATATTGTAATAGATATGACAAGTGATTATGAAAAATCAAATTATGAATATCAAAGTGTAAAAGATATAGTTCAAAGATGTAATATAAAAAGATTAGATGATTATTTAAATGAATATATTAATAAAAATAATGATAGAGGAGTATTAAAAACATTAGATGAAATAATAGAAAGAGCTGAAGAAATAGGTGAAGATGAAATAGCAGAAAATTATAGAAAAATAAAAGAACAATATATAATAACCAAAAATATACCAAATGATTTATTAATAGCTGCTTCAAATTCCTCTACAAAAATAAATGATGAAGGATTTATAACAGATGAAGAAGATTTAGATTCATTATATAATGATATATTTTAA
- a CDS encoding JAB domain-containing protein encodes MIKLKEIAEQRNFNNIKFLKLVGEILSLKEINTMDYEVNEYEYQKIIKYIKKLEKENIKQLNDLFKPVISDIKIEIKEEIEPLNLMGNYKKLENLLSQYYKNIDRENMIAISLNQDLDVIGIHNISLGSEDKTVTSASSIFKPLVLTGARHFIIVHNHPLTKYIPSNADYETRDAILISSKILGIDFFDFIIVDGKGKIFSFLKHDIMRLYSRYNFTKKKPILVRNKPELDTNYIYEHLLYI; translated from the coding sequence TTGATTAAATTAAAAGAAATTGCAGAACAAAGAAATTTTAATAATATTAAGTTTTTAAAATTAGTTGGAGAGATTCTTAGTTTAAAAGAAATAAATACAATGGATTATGAGGTTAATGAATATGAATATCAAAAAATAATCAAATATATAAAAAAACTAGAAAAAGAAAATATTAAACAACTTAATGATTTATTTAAACCTGTTATTTCAGATATAAAAATAGAGATAAAAGAAGAAATTGAACCATTAAATTTAATGGGTAATTATAAGAAACTAGAAAATTTGTTAAGTCAATATTATAAAAATATAGATAGAGAAAATATGATAGCAATTTCGTTAAATCAGGATTTAGATGTGATAGGTATCCATAATATTAGTTTAGGTTCAGAAGATAAAACTGTAACAAGTGCGTCGAGTATTTTTAAACCGCTTGTTTTAACAGGAGCAAGGCATTTTATAATTGTTCATAATCATCCATTAACTAAATATATTCCAAGCAATGCAGATTATGAAACTAGAGATGCGATATTAATATCTTCGAAAATTTTAGGAATAGATTTTTTTGATTTTATTATTGTTGATGGTAAAGGTAAAATATTTTCATTTTTAAAACATGATATTATGAGATTATATTCAAGATATAATTTTACAAAGAAAAAACCTATACTTGTTAGAAATAAACCAGAATTAGATACAAATTATATATACGAACATTTACTATATATATAA
- a CDS encoding coiled-coil domain-containing protein yields MSGKLISLIVGVVIVFVVLAIVFPDSTKGFMAKVDTQREKIEKSNTAESSIELIKKEIEDMENEYNSKLEKIAEVKVKKMNLEKEIEDIESKIKDYEEKINKLAEIYRSAKNKGKNEVEIGTNKYKLNELKEKAEILKNEIDENLSKQLELKKEIYGEITESLNNANKLLKEYRTKIEEEKARLARVTAKKMKLDMKKELEGFEEDFMTGKYTKTGEEIEKALDEEIMKYDAKSETMNSEGLEDINKLTKELDEVETKTNIKEEIDKLFDGE; encoded by the coding sequence ATGAGTGGAAAATTAATATCTTTAATTGTAGGAGTTGTAATTGTTTTTGTGGTTTTAGCAATAGTATTTCCAGACTCAACAAAAGGATTTATGGCAAAAGTAGATACACAAAGAGAAAAAATTGAAAAAAGTAATACAGCTGAAAGCTCAATTGAACTAATAAAAAAAGAAATAGAAGATATGGAAAATGAATATAATAGTAAATTAGAAAAAATTGCAGAAGTAAAAGTAAAAAAAATGAATCTAGAAAAAGAAATAGAAGATATAGAATCAAAAATAAAAGATTATGAAGAAAAAATAAATAAATTAGCAGAAATTTACAGATCAGCTAAAAATAAAGGAAAAAATGAAGTTGAAATTGGTACAAATAAATATAAATTAAATGAATTAAAAGAAAAAGCAGAAATATTGAAAAATGAAATTGATGAAAACTTAAGCAAACAACTTGAATTAAAAAAAGAAATATACGGAGAAATAACTGAATCATTAAATAATGCAAATAAATTATTAAAAGAATATAGAACGAAAATTGAAGAAGAAAAAGCAAGATTAGCAAGAGTTACTGCAAAGAAAATGAAATTAGATATGAAAAAAGAATTAGAAGGATTTGAAGAAGATTTTATGACAGGAAAATATACAAAAACAGGTGAAGAAATAGAAAAAGCATTAGATGAAGAAATAATGAAATATGATGCAAAAAGTGAAACTATGAATTCTGAAGGATTAGAAGATATAAATAAACTAACAAAAGAACTAGATGAAGTTGAAACAAAAACAAATATAAAAGAAGAAATTGATAAATTATTTGATGGTGAATAA
- the cas2 gene encoding CRISPR-associated endonuclease Cas2, producing MYLISVYDVNEERVGKIHKIMKKYLIWQQNSTFEGYITQGNFKKLKRDLYKIIKKEEDNIIFYIFNSKENFIRLDFGVVKTKFEGLIIK from the coding sequence ATGTATTTAATAAGTGTATATGATGTTAACGAAGAAAGAGTAGGTAAAATACATAAAATTATGAAAAAATATTTAATTTGGCAGCAAAATTCAACATTTGAAGGATATATAACTCAGGGTAATTTCAAAAAATTAAAAAGGGATTTATACAAAATTATAAAGAAAGAAGAAGATAATATTATATTTTATATATTCAATTCAAAAGAAAACTTTATAAGACTTGATTTTGGAGTAGTAAAAACAAAATTTGAAGGATTAATAATTAAATAA
- the cas2 gene encoding CRISPR-associated endonuclease Cas2 has translation MYVIMVYDVNPKKVAKVLKKSRKYLNWIQNSVLEGEITEKDFKILKDSVEKILDKNVDTIYWYIMKNSMKPRTYILGESKGKTSNIIV, from the coding sequence ATGTATGTAATTATGGTATATGATGTAAATCCAAAAAAGGTTGCAAAGGTATTGAAAAAGTCGAGAAAATACTTAAATTGGATTCAAAACTCTGTTTTAGAAGGAGAGATTACCGAAAAAGATTTTAAAATATTAAAAGATTCTGTAGAAAAAATATTGGATAAAAATGTAGACACAATATACTGGTATATAATGAAAAATTCTATGAAACCCAGAACCTATATATTAGGAGAATCAAAAGGTAAAACATCAAATATAATTGTATAA
- the cas1b gene encoding type I-B CRISPR-associated endonuclease Cas1b yields the protein MDTIYVFLDGELKRKDSTLYIEPKDKNKNSLHIPLKNISSLMFFSEVTLNKRLLHFFAKEEIPAYFYDYYGNYIGAFYPREMNKIGLTMIKQYENYINKDKRLKVAKKFVEGSSENMIRVLENYKKNYNDLEKIINLMRSLQKTVDSQNNVNAVMAIEGNIRKNYYKGLGIILNKNNFTFEQRTKKPPKDEINAMISFGNVILYNITLAEIYQTSLEPRISFLHEPNMRKFSLNLDVSEIFKPIIVDRSIITLINKNIIKKDEDFTPVNEGVYLSKTGQIKLIEEIEKRLETKITLYKDQKISYKNLIRYECYKLIKHLKGEEEYKPYKL from the coding sequence ATGGATACTATTTATGTATTTTTAGACGGCGAATTAAAAAGAAAGGATAGTACATTATATATAGAACCAAAAGATAAAAATAAAAATTCATTACATATTCCTTTAAAAAACATATCATCTTTAATGTTCTTTTCTGAAGTTACTTTAAACAAAAGATTATTGCATTTTTTTGCAAAGGAAGAAATACCCGCGTATTTTTATGATTATTATGGAAATTATATAGGTGCATTTTATCCTAGAGAAATGAATAAAATAGGCTTAACAATGATTAAACAATATGAAAATTACATAAACAAAGATAAAAGATTAAAAGTGGCTAAAAAGTTTGTTGAAGGTTCATCAGAAAATATGATAAGAGTTTTGGAAAATTACAAGAAAAATTATAATGATTTAGAAAAAATAATAAATTTAATGAGATCATTACAGAAAACAGTTGATTCACAAAATAATGTAAATGCAGTAATGGCAATAGAAGGAAATATTCGAAAAAATTATTATAAAGGGTTAGGTATTATCTTAAATAAAAACAATTTCACCTTTGAACAAAGAACGAAAAAACCACCTAAAGATGAGATAAACGCAATGATAAGTTTTGGAAATGTCATATTATACAATATTACATTAGCTGAAATATATCAAACATCTTTAGAACCTAGAATTTCTTTTTTACATGAACCAAATATGCGAAAATTCTCACTAAATTTAGATGTATCAGAAATTTTTAAACCAATTATTGTGGATAGAAGTATTATAACTTTGATAAATAAAAATATAATAAAAAAAGATGAAGATTTTACTCCAGTAAATGAAGGTGTTTATTTATCAAAAACTGGTCAAATTAAATTAATAGAAGAAATAGAAAAAAGATTAGAAACAAAAATTACATTATATAAAGATCAAAAAATATCATACAAAAATTTAATTAGATATGAATGTTATAAACTAATAAAACATTTAAAAGGAGAGGAGGAATATAAACCATATAAATTATGA
- a CDS encoding DarT ssDNA thymidine ADP-ribosyltransferase family protein — protein sequence MGGGIIFEKFYYITPYENAMKIFKSGYIYSREYAIRKNVIEKDYSDRDVQNRRRYKILPNNKMLYEYVPLYINPRNAMLYRYLKEKRDIVILEISNKILRIYDHFFSVKNASAGDAIFTKNIKDLELLKEMIFSKNWNGNKNLKQIMQSEVLMYEKISVKYIDGIIVNSSKNYRSLRRFTNVSYNTPYIKDIYFEKL from the coding sequence TTGGGAGGTGGAATTATATTTGAAAAATTTTACTATATAACTCCATATGAAAATGCTATGAAAATATTTAAAAGTGGTTATATTTATTCAAGAGAATATGCTATAAGAAAAAATGTTATTGAAAAAGATTACTCTGATAGAGATGTTCAAAATAGAAGAAGATATAAAATATTGCCAAATAATAAAATGCTATATGAATATGTTCCGTTATACATAAATCCAAGAAATGCTATGTTATATAGATATTTAAAAGAAAAAAGAGATATTGTAATTTTAGAAATTTCAAATAAAATATTAAGAATATATGATCATTTTTTTTCTGTAAAAAACGCTTCTGCAGGTGATGCTATATTTACTAAAAACATAAAAGATTTAGAATTACTAAAAGAAATGATTTTTTCTAAAAATTGGAATGGAAATAAAAATTTAAAACAAATAATGCAATCAGAAGTGTTAATGTATGAAAAAATTAGTGTAAAATATATAGATGGGATAATAGTAAATTCAAGTAAAAATTATAGATCTTTAAGAAGATTTACCAATGTATCATATAATACACCATATATAAAAGATATATACTTTGAAAAACTATAA
- a CDS encoding reverse transcriptase-like protein, giving the protein MIKMVVDGRLREGKGYYVVAVFKGENIIDKEEVGILYEKNRSNIVELNAILRALRLAKRNYKDEYVTIITDSKSSYELITGKAKGKKNTAIVNQCRKLYKQLPKVSLIWKSRENVKYADKIARFVDVF; this is encoded by the coding sequence ATGATTAAAATGGTTGTTGATGGAAGATTAAGAGAAGGAAAAGGATATTATGTTGTAGCAGTTTTTAAAGGGGAAAATATAATTGATAAAGAAGAAGTTGGAATATTGTATGAAAAAAATAGAAGTAATATTGTTGAATTAAATGCAATATTAAGAGCTTTAAGATTAGCAAAAAGAAATTACAAAGATGAATATGTAACAATAATAACAGATAGTAAAAGTTCATATGAATTAATAACAGGAAAAGCAAAAGGTAAAAAAAATACAGCAATTGTAAATCAATGTAGAAAATTGTATAAACAATTACCTAAAGTTTCATTAATATGGAAAAGTAGAGAAAATGTAAAATATGCAGATAAAATAGCTAGATTTGTTGATGTATTTTAA
- a CDS encoding protein phosphatase 2C domain-containing protein — protein sequence MAYIESRIEKRDILIFNNVEWITDFKIFKEKPNLENIEYPLKNFENNEVLFLFDEKLKPFKEVNNDIESVINMTLNLLELMEKTEENGYKFFIIDPKSIYFDQELKPYIFLYYPIFSEYDIVELKKFNMPISIRSKISKFDLNNSTLIAEIFARLLFGDDYISIGKIKEKKYYVKEKLKEMGEYDLQYWFKKSLYNDYSIKQSKKIFLKTLERRKRRKTQKKLIEKIARATKSSEGSKKLKEEDDFLDDVNQDSWFKDVYNEKAIFAVMDGVSTAKVGNGKIASNIVKEIILNKWDELKEKDINTETVKRFIEDILKESNEKILIKAKELKKEFNATDIMASTLALVILYNDNLYIASVGDSNIFIMNKDYILKMNIEHNIKREKLINKRNLKGKESSLTEYIGKYKQIENEIVPEKINYFYSETKLLDDEIVLVSSDGVLDYWKGEEDNKEDFFKEDFFKIYSKYNKLKVAAIKIICELESNEAADNITLHLFNPIYKKEEK from the coding sequence TTGGCATATATTGAATCAAGAATAGAAAAAAGGGATATTTTAATATTTAACAATGTTGAATGGATAACAGATTTCAAAATATTTAAAGAAAAACCAAATTTAGAAAATATAGAATATCCATTAAAAAATTTTGAGAATAATGAAGTTTTATTTTTATTTGATGAAAAATTAAAACCTTTTAAAGAAGTAAATAATGATATTGAAAGTGTAATAAATATGACTTTGAATTTATTAGAATTAATGGAAAAAACAGAAGAAAACGGTTATAAGTTTTTTATAATCGATCCAAAATCTATATATTTTGATCAAGAGTTAAAACCATATATATTTCTATATTACCCAATATTTAGCGAATATGATATAGTTGAATTAAAAAAATTTAATATGCCAATATCAATAAGATCAAAAATTTCTAAATTTGATTTAAATAATTCAACATTGATAGCAGAAATATTTGCAAGATTATTATTTGGTGATGATTATATATCTATTGGAAAAATAAAGGAAAAAAAATATTACGTAAAAGAAAAATTAAAAGAAATGGGAGAATATGATTTACAATATTGGTTTAAAAAGTCATTATATAACGATTATTCAATCAAGCAATCTAAAAAAATATTTTTAAAAACTTTGGAAAGAAGAAAAAGAAGAAAAACACAAAAAAAATTAATTGAAAAAATAGCAAGAGCAACTAAAAGTTCTGAAGGAAGTAAAAAATTAAAGGAAGAAGATGATTTTTTAGATGATGTAAATCAAGATTCGTGGTTTAAAGATGTATATAATGAAAAAGCTATATTTGCAGTTATGGATGGTGTATCAACAGCTAAAGTGGGAAATGGAAAAATAGCTTCAAATATAGTTAAAGAAATTATTTTAAATAAATGGGATGAATTAAAAGAAAAAGATATTAACACTGAAACAGTAAAAAGATTTATTGAAGATATATTAAAAGAATCTAATGAAAAAATATTGATTAAAGCAAAAGAATTAAAAAAAGAATTTAATGCAACTGATATTATGGCTAGTACTTTAGCATTAGTAATATTATACAATGATAACTTATACATTGCATCAGTAGGAGATTCAAATATATTTATAATGAATAAAGATTATATCTTAAAAATGAATATAGAACATAACATAAAAAGAGAAAAATTAATTAATAAAAGAAATTTAAAAGGTAAAGAATCATCATTAACAGAATATATAGGGAAATATAAACAAATAGAAAATGAAATTGTACCAGAAAAGATCAATTATTTCTATTCAGAAACAAAATTATTAGATGATGAAATAGTACTTGTAAGTTCTGATGGAGTATTGGACTATTGGAAAGGAGAAGAAGACAATAAAGAAGATTTTTTTAAAGAAGATTTTTTTAAAATATATTCAAAATATAATAAATTGAAAGTAGCAGCAATAAAAATAATTTGTGAATTAGAATCCAATGAAGCAGCGGATAATATAACATTACATTTATTTAATCCTATATATAAAAAGGAGGAAAAATAA
- a CDS encoding FHA domain-containing protein yields MKKCLNCQREYEDDYPEEFCECGGYIIQEQQTEKKIEKEMNEFLKVLNVVHENNQLDETIGDYEINKNLDDAEIEKTEKIENIAETAGIIIKVYSSKKELIEKNFLYDEILIGRKNPETDIDLEDFDLEKEISKRHIKIIRENNEYYLLRLTKKTPIYLNQNIVKIGEKIKLNDADKIIISKKIGIQVSFM; encoded by the coding sequence ATGAAAAAATGTTTAAATTGCCAAAGAGAATATGAAGACGACTATCCAGAAGAATTTTGTGAGTGTGGTGGATATATTATTCAAGAGCAACAAACTGAAAAAAAAATAGAAAAAGAAATGAATGAATTTTTAAAAGTATTAAATGTAGTACATGAAAATAATCAATTAGATGAAACTATTGGCGATTATGAAATTAATAAAAATTTAGATGATGCAGAAATAGAAAAAACTGAAAAAATAGAAAATATTGCAGAAACAGCTGGAATAATAATAAAAGTATATTCTAGTAAGAAAGAATTAATAGAAAAAAATTTTTTATATGACGAAATATTAATTGGGAGAAAAAATCCAGAAACAGATATAGATTTAGAAGATTTTGATTTAGAAAAAGAAATAAGCAAAAGACATATAAAAATAATAAGAGAAAATAATGAATATTATTTATTAAGATTGACAAAAAAAACACCTATATATTTAAATCAAAATATTGTAAAAATTGGAGAAAAAATAAAATTAAATGATGCTGATAAAATAATTATATCCAAAAAAATAGGAATTCAAGTTTCATTTATGTAA
- a CDS encoding radical SAM protein has protein sequence MYSASIFLNDLCNYKCIYCYRHIGKGEIEKSKVFNILDHLRKMNFSKISFAGGEPTLVSWNVFEAIEYAKKLDFTTELITNGTNKINFDYLDILTIDIDSLKENMNEKLGKSKKHFIRSEKIIDEALEKEVKVKINTVVSKINIEDIEEIAYWIKTKNIYRWKVFQYLPSIGIAKMNKNKLEISKKEFHEKIKRIKEIIKDWNGQFIYEDNDYMSGGYASIDPKGHFYVSVKKDGEYKTIDIGDVLDYDIEKFLSNKYINKEVFLKRSKINYMYFNSEEI, from the coding sequence GTGTATAGTGCAAGTATATTTTTAAATGATTTATGTAATTACAAATGTATATATTGTTATAGGCATATTGGTAAAGGAGAAATAGAAAAAAGTAAAGTTTTTAATATTTTAGATCATTTAAGAAAAATGAATTTTTCTAAAATCTCTTTTGCTGGTGGAGAACCAACATTAGTAAGTTGGAATGTATTTGAGGCAATTGAGTATGCAAAAAAATTAGATTTTACAACTGAATTAATAACTAATGGAACAAATAAAATAAATTTTGATTACTTAGATATTTTAACTATAGATATTGATTCTTTAAAAGAAAATATGAATGAAAAATTAGGTAAATCAAAAAAACATTTTATAAGATCAGAAAAAATTATAGATGAAGCTTTAGAAAAAGAAGTAAAAGTTAAAATAAATACCGTAGTTAGCAAAATTAATATAGAAGATATTGAAGAAATAGCATATTGGATAAAAACAAAAAATATATATAGATGGAAAGTATTTCAATATTTACCTTCTATAGGAATTGCAAAAATGAATAAAAATAAATTAGAAATTTCAAAAAAAGAATTTCATGAAAAGATAAAAAGAATAAAAGAAATAATTAAGGATTGGAATGGTCAATTTATATATGAAGATAATGATTATATGTCAGGTGGGTATGCATCAATAGATCCAAAAGGGCATTTTTATGTGTCAGTAAAAAAAGATGGTGAATATAAAACAATAGATATTGGGGATGTTTTAGATTATGATATAGAAAAGTTTTTAAGCAATAAATATATAAATAAAGAAGTATTTTTAAAACGTTCAAAAATTAATTATATGTATTTTAATTCAGAAGAAATTTAA
- a CDS encoding macro domain-containing protein, which translates to MIRLSPFSLFEFKNDVDILVNTINTKGYMGKGLAFEFALRYPEMEKEYKEKCLKKEIKPGKIWFWEDKEIIANFPTKDDYKYPSKIEWISSGLIDLKEYIIKNKIKKIALPMLGSGLGGLNWRIVEKEIVEKLFDLDAEIIICLDFQAGEKEKTGIENALYELSDANIIKTNPLFGSNIKINRFREIMKIKGVGKKRYKYLLNKYF; encoded by the coding sequence TTGATAAGACTAAGTCCATTTTCATTATTTGAATTTAAAAATGATGTAGATATTCTAGTAAATACAATAAACACAAAGGGATATATGGGAAAAGGTTTAGCTTTTGAATTTGCTTTAAGATATCCAGAAATGGAAAAGGAATATAAAGAAAAATGTTTAAAAAAAGAAATAAAACCTGGTAAAATATGGTTTTGGGAAGACAAAGAAATCATTGCTAATTTTCCTACCAAAGATGATTACAAGTATCCTTCAAAAATAGAATGGATTAGTAGTGGTTTAATAGATTTAAAAGAATATATTATAAAAAATAAAATAAAAAAAATAGCATTACCTATGCTAGGTTCAGGACTTGGTGGATTAAATTGGAGAATTGTGGAAAAAGAAATTGTAGAAAAACTTTTTGATTTAGATGCTGAAATTATAATTTGTCTTGATTTTCAAGCTGGCGAAAAAGAAAAAACAGGTATTGAAAATGCATTATATGAACTTTCTGATGCAAATATTATTAAAACTAATCCATTATTTGGAAGCAATATAAAAATAAATAGATTTAGAGAAATAATGAAAATAAAAGGTGTAGGTAAAAAGAGATATAAATATCTATTAAATAAATATTTTTAA